One Ostrea edulis chromosome 2, xbOstEdul1.1, whole genome shotgun sequence genomic region harbors:
- the LOC125681123 gene encoding uncharacterized protein LOC125681123, producing the protein MTIIINKCVRRVEFSKTLLRWHYLLPVEKTKVAFLTSTHIDMSILNSKCRFTIFNVTYFTSILILAIAIFKGDTLSSLSLGASCPTLYFPKNWFLECQRRISMTDDQLTSIHSKHIAEVHDVPVSVLIRPFVSVLDEAKVRSLMETLQDEDHAHDVPPVDVLWVKGREGGDYFYSFGGCHRYEAYKRLNRQTIPCKLFRSTISDLRTYLGSSTPDLL; encoded by the exons ATgacaataataataaataaatgtgtACGTCGTGTGGAATTTAGCAAAACCCTCCTTCGTTGGCATTATTTACTTCCTGTTGAAAAAACGAAAGTAGCATTCCTCACGTCAACCCATATTGATATGTCAATACTAAACTCAAAATGTAGATTTACTATTTTTAATGTGACATACTTCACCTCTATATTGATTTTGGCAATTGCAATATTCAAGGGCGACACACTTAGCTCACTGTCGTTAGGTGCTAGTTGTCCTACTTTATATTTTCCGAAAAATTGGTTCCTGGAATGTCAAAGACGGATCTCAATGACAGATGACCAGCTGACATCTATCCACAGTAAGCATATTGCTGAAGTCCATGATGTGCCAGTATCGGTGTTGATTAGACCGTTTGTGTCAGTTCTAGACGAAGCTAAAGTGAGATCTCTGATGGAGACGCTGCAA GATGAAGATCACGCACACGATGTTCCTCCAGTCGATGTACTCTGGGTCAAAGGGCGTGAAGGAGGGGACTATTTTTACTCCTTTGGGGGCTGTCACCGATATGAGGCATACAAACGGCTGAACAGACAGACGATTCCTTGTAAATTGTTCAGATCTACCATCAGTGATCTACGGACGTATTTGGGAAGCTCTACGCCAGATCTGCTCTAA
- the LOC125681124 gene encoding von Hippel-Lindau disease tumor suppressor-like, which produces MAEASEPIQRGVEVRKSKKSVICSFVRFMNRTQRGVDIVWLNYEGARVKFKTLSAYEFVDVNTYVGHPWIFLDMETGERLVVNLKSVYEPTTGWVPGHWPPVRKVVNITIPIYSLKDSCIRFFRRHLPKKNINKLDMPSSLLQEMYERYDTPAITSGLRSSARVMAPSNPEERDP; this is translated from the exons ATGGCAGAGGCTTCAGAACCCATACAACGAGGAGTGGAAGTGAGGAAGTCTAAAAAATCTGTCATCTGTTCATTTGTTCGATTTATGAACAGGACACAGCGAGGTGTGGACATTGTATGGTTGAATTATGAAGGAGCAAGGGTTAAATTCAAGACTCTCTCTGCCTATGAATTTGTGGACGTGAACACTTATGTGGGGCATCCATGGATATTTTTAGATATGGAAACTGGTGAGAGACTTGTTGTAAACTTGAAATCTGTATATGAGCCTACAACAGGATGGGTACCAGGCCATTGGCCACCAGTCCGAAAAGTCGTTAACATAACCATACCCA TTTACTCTCTAAAGGACTCCTGCATAAGGTTTTTTAGGAGGCACCTCcccaaaaaaaatattaacaaactAGATATGCCAAGTTCTTTGTTGCAAGAAATGTATGAGAGATATGACACACCAGCTATAACAAGTGGACTTAGATCATCTGCAAGAGTGATGGCCCCTTCCAACCCAGAAGAAAGGGACCCATAA